A window of Sulfurovum riftiae contains these coding sequences:
- the wtpA gene encoding tungstate ABC transporter substrate-binding protein WtpA: MHKIALSLLAIATLGFAKEDIIVFHAGSLAVPFSQMEKAFENKYPQYDVKREVSGSRKAARKVSEIKRPCDVVASADYKVIDNLLIPENAKFNAQFTTNEMTIAYTPRSKFANEINEKNWPEIFLRKGVKVGHSNPNVDPCGYRSILVTKLAEKYYKKPGFFKQLLGYSNFYKAGDENKAKIIVRPKETDLLALLEAHAIDYLFIYRSVAEQHGLKTITLPKEISLKEKADEAEYSTVSFRITGKKPGEYINKKGAAMVYGITIPQNEKSPANPKGAVAFVNFVLSSEGEEIMKQNGQGVISPAVITGDASILKAK, translated from the coding sequence ATGCACAAGATCGCCTTAAGCCTGCTGGCCATAGCAACACTGGGCTTTGCAAAAGAAGACATCATCGTCTTTCATGCCGGCAGTCTTGCCGTACCCTTCTCTCAGATGGAAAAAGCCTTTGAGAACAAATACCCCCAATATGATGTCAAAAGAGAGGTCAGCGGCAGCCGTAAAGCAGCACGCAAGGTCTCTGAGATCAAAAGACCCTGCGATGTAGTGGCTTCTGCAGACTACAAGGTCATAGACAATCTGCTCATACCGGAAAATGCGAAATTCAATGCACAGTTCACCACCAACGAAATGACCATTGCCTATACACCAAGATCAAAATTCGCAAACGAGATAAACGAAAAGAACTGGCCGGAGATCTTTTTGCGTAAAGGTGTCAAGGTCGGGCACTCCAACCCCAATGTGGACCCCTGCGGATACCGCTCCATACTGGTCACCAAACTGGCAGAGAAATACTACAAGAAGCCAGGCTTTTTCAAGCAGCTTCTGGGCTACAGTAACTTTTACAAAGCAGGCGATGAGAACAAGGCAAAGATCATCGTCCGTCCCAAGGAGACCGATCTGCTTGCCCTGCTTGAAGCCCATGCCATCGACTACCTTTTCATCTACAGATCGGTCGCAGAGCAGCATGGATTGAAAACTATCACACTGCCCAAAGAGATCTCTCTCAAAGAGAAGGCTGATGAAGCAGAGTACAGTACCGTAAGCTTCAGGATCACAGGCAAAAAGCCCGGTGAGTACATTAACAAAAAAGGTGCTGCAATGGTCTATGGGATCACCATACCGCAGAATGAAAAATCTCCGGCAAACCCGAAAGGTGCCGTGGCATTCGTGAACTTCGTTCTCTCTAGCGAAGGAGAAGAGATCATGAAGCAGAACGGCCAGGGGGTCATCTCTCCCGCAGTCATCACCGGTGATGCAAGCATTTTGAAGGCAAAATAG